Within the Oncorhynchus masou masou isolate Uvic2021 unplaced genomic scaffold, UVic_Omas_1.1 unplaced_scaffold_531, whole genome shotgun sequence genome, the region ctatggtcaatgaacagcattatcacatagatgttccttttgtccaactgggagagggcagtgtggagtgcgattgagattgcgtcatctgtggacctgttggggcggtatgcgaattggattgggtctagggtttctgggataattgtgttgatgtgagccatgaacagcctttcaaagcacttaatggctaacaatgtgagtgctacagtctgtagtcatttaggcaggttaccttcgctttcttggttacagggactatggtggcctGTTTGAAACATTTAGGTTTTACAGACCCAgtcagggagaagttgaaaatgtcagtgaagacacgtgtcagttggtccacgcatgctttgagtacacgtcctggtaatccatcttgcCCCACGGCTTCGTgattgttgacctgtttaaaggtcttgctcatatCGGCTTCGGAGAGAGTGCTCTCATACatacttcagtgttgcttgccttgaaatGAGTATAAAAGGCATCTTGTTTGCCTGTTAGGCGCGTTTCACTGGGCAGCTGGTTGCTGGGTTCccttgtagtccgtaatagtttgcaagccaagccacatttattttttttacctttattttactaggcaagtcaattaagaacaaatgggttaacagtgggttaactgcctgttcagggacagaacgacagatttgtaccttgtcagctcaggggtttgaacttgcaaccttctggttgctaggccaacgctctaaccaataggctaccctgccgccctggtaagggtaggcaacaacacatcttccacgctgatcctcaacactggagcccctcaggggtgcgtgcttggtcccctcctgtactcccattagacgagcatcagagccgggtGTAGTAGGATTTGGGCCTGTTCTTcccaaagcagtatatccttagcgtcggactcattaaataaaaaatctttgtccagttcgaggtgagtaatcgctgttctgatgtccagaagctattttcggtcataagagacggtagcagcaaaaTGATGTACAAAATGAGTTGCAAAcgatttaaaaaacaacaaaatagcacagttgttTAGGAGCCAAAAAAAACGGCGCCATTTTAAGTAAGAGACCCTTCCTCTGTTTCCTTCCTCGAAGAACTCTGCAGAACAACTCGTCAAAACCGTATTTGTTTTGGCGACGGTCTTCGTTTTGGCGATGAGACCGCCACTGACACAACAGCCGGTTCAAACTGAGAAACCAGGGGAGACTGAAGTACTAATTGGTGAATGcctaggagaggagaaaccactccCCTTTAGCTGGTTACCTACCTAGTGTCATGACGTGGGCCTTTCTGGGTGTAGATTGTGCCCCGCCCCCAGACATCACATTAGGCGTCATGGACCGCCCTTTTCTACTGTTACGTATAAAACCCACTCTTGATGAAATTCACTTCAGACTAAGCAAACCCCAGCGTGAAACCCCCAttcctttgtccaccaagccgtcatatctgtGTAGCCCACTAGGGATCTTCCCTATCATCTTCTCAGGCCACACCCCCAttcctttgtccaccaagccgtcatatctgtGTAGCCCACTAGGATCTTCCCTATCATCTTTCTCAGGCCACACCCCCATTCCTTTGTCCACCCAGCCGTCATATCTGTGTAGCCCACTAGGGGAtcttccctctcatctctctcaggcCACACCCCCAttcctttgtccaccaagccgtcatatctgtGTAGCCCACTAGGGGATCTTCCCTATCATCTTTCTCAGGCCACACCCCCAttcctttgtccaccaagccgtcatatctgtGTAGCCCACTAGGGGATCTTCCCTATCATCTCTCTCAGGCCACACCCCCAttcctttgtccaccaagccgtcatatctgtGTAGCCCACTAGGGGATCTTCCCCTCATCTTTCTCAGGCCACACCCCCAttcctttgtccaccaagccgtcatatctgtGTAGCCCACTAGGGATCTTCCCTATCATCTTTCTCAGGCCACACCCCCAttcctttgtccaccaagccgtcatatctgtttagcccactagggatcttcctatcattgttagtaaccaatatctcctgtttgtttgttatgtatttctgtgattatttagttagttagtaaattaGTAATTATGGCAATttgtgtatggatgattcatagtagaggctgggttcgtgcagataaacAAGAATTTTACGACATTTGAAATGAGACTGACGTGAGGTTAAGAATAATTAATgaatagaagactaattgatcagatattaaaatatctgaagagttacaTTCAGAAAAtcataactttgtaatctgaacaTTTTCCATGGttccccgacttcctagttaattaaattCACATGATTAGTTTAGTCACGTTATAATAATTACacatagagaattgatttgataaaataagtctTCACATTTGATGATTCAAAAGACACGACACGACCTAACATGGGTTAGTAGGTTATGATATGTACATGTAAAATACATGAGGCACTTCAAGGATATTTTATTCTATTAATTTCTATTGTTATTGGCCAGAGATTACAAAGAGTTTGAACGTTGGATAATAAAACCCAGAAGTTTGACGTAACCTGATGAACCTTGTTTGTTATATAATTATATTACCTCTGGTGGGTTTGTTTATTGGAGATTCTTGTCACAGGATGCATAAATACAACCTAAAATGTGGATCTTAGGTTATATGTTATATGTCAATTAATATGTTAACATTTTGTTCAAAATACAAAGGAGGCAGTCCAGGATTACCTGAAGGAGAATGCCCCCCCGAAGAGCAACGGGGAACTGCCCTGTGGGCATCGTTACTCTAATCGGGACTCAAACTGCTGCCTCAGGATGGTCTCACAGGGAAGACTGGTGGTGACGGTGGTCAGAGCCTGGGGACTGGTGGGAGACTACCACTGGATAGCAGGAGACACTGAAGGGTATGTTATGTTACTGCACAATTTCAGTACTCTAAcaggtgtagtggagggtaaacacaggtAAACTGTTCAGTTCTCTACagaggtgtagtggagggtaaacaccaTTTTTTACTCATCTATCGAGCAAAAGTTTATTGCAGTTTTACCAAAGATCATTTAAATAATGAGAGCCATAACTGCTTTTTCAATAGAAATTCCTGATGCAGGTTATCGTTTTTTGTTGATTCATCTTGTTCTGGAAACAGCTCTGCAGACCGGTCACTAGCTGTCACTGCCACAAAGTCATCAAATCTGAGTTTacacctaatgcctaaccctaaccttagccacactgctaaacctaatgcctaaccctaaccttaaccacactgctaaacctaatgcctaaccctaaccacaccgctaaacctaatgcctaaccctaaccttaacactgctaacactaatgtctaaccctaaccttaaccacactgctaaccctaatgcctaaccctaaccttaaccacactgctaaacctaatgcctaacactaaccttaaccacactgctaaacctaatgcctaaccctaaccttagccacactgctaaacctaatgcctaaccctaacctcaaccacactgctaaacctaatgcctaaccctaaccttaaccacactgctaaacctaatgcctaaccctaaccttaaccacactgctaacactaatgtctaaccctaaccttaaccacactgctaaacctaatgcctaaccctaaccttaaccacactgctaaacctaatgcctaaccctaaccacactgctaaccctaatgcctaaccctaaccttaaccacactgctaaacctaatgcctaaccctaaccacactgcttaacctaatgcctaaccctaaccttaaccacaccgctaaacctaatgcctaaccctaacctcaaccacactgctaaacctaatgtctaaccctaaccttaaccacactgctaaacctaatgcctatccctaatcttaaccacactgctaaacctaatgcctaaccctaaccacactgctaaacctaatacctaaccctaatgcctaaccctaaccacactgctaaacctaatgcctaaccctaaccttaaccacactgctaaacctaatgcctaaccctaaccttaaccacactgctaaacctaatgcctaaccctaaccttaaattaagagcAAAAAGCCCAGATTAGTTTTTATGAAATTTTACAATATAGCCAGCCCAGATTAGTTTTTATGAAATTTTACAATATAGCCAGCCAATATAGCCTTTGCTAGCGGAAATCACTCAGTACGGGCCTCAAGGACATGACTCATCCCAATAATAAACCTTCATCCCTGATCATGCTTGCaggcgatgtcatggcgacgTTAGTTACCATAGTTGTTACGcagaaatacagtggggcaaaaaagtatttagtcagccaccaattatgcaagttctcccacttaaaaagatgagagaggcctgtaattttcatcataggtacacttcaactatgacagacaaaatgagaaaaatatccagaaaatcacatggtaggatttttaatgaatttatttgcaaattatggtggaactTTTTTTCAACTGaaggggttccaaaagggttactCTGCTGaacccataggagaacccttttggttccaggtttggttccaggtagaacccttttggttccaggtagaaccctttttggtttgaacccttttggttccaggtagaacccttttggtttcaTGTAGAATACTCCGTGTAAAGGTTTCTATAGTGAACTCAAATtatttctacctggaaccaaaaagggttcttcaaagggttttcctatgggggcAGCCAAAGAACCCTGTTAGTTTCTAGATAGCACCCatgttttctaagagtgtactttgtacactatatagggaatagggatccatTTGGGATGGCAAGCAATATGTGCCTACTGGAGTAGCCCATCTTctctcattccacggagggccgagtgtctacGGGTTTTCTCTCCTCACTCATTCCACTGAGGGTATTAAAGGTCCTCCTTGGAATGAGTTTGATCCTACTCCTGTGGCATGTCAATGCTATTTGAATCTTTTCAGTTTGTTTCCAACTTCCTATTTCTCCACCTGCTACAGGTTTGCTGTGGTCACCTACGGTTCCAAGTCCCATCAGACCGATGTGATTCCGTCCAACCATCCTGTCTGGAATGCTACCTTTGACATGGGTCCCTTTGACAAAGACCTGAGTCTAAACGTGGCTGTCTGGGATTACGATCCTGTGAATGAAGATGACAAGCTGTTGACCTGTACCGTTGACCTTGAGCAGGGGTCACACGAACTCTGGTGTAACAACAGCGGGGGGGTGGGGGTTTATTTCCTGTACACCCTCACCTGTGACCCTCACCTGACCGGGGACAAGTGTGAAAAATACAAACCTTTCAGAGCCACAACACCCTCCACCCCCACAGTCCACTCTAATCCACTCTACAGTAAGAGTGGGCTCCTCTTCCCTACCTTTCCTGTCCAGAGTTCAGCAGTTCTGTACCTGTGGTTCTTGTACATCTCTGTATAATGTACCCCTCACAACACACTGGAGGAAATGCATCCCAGGCAGTGGGTCTGTTGCCTGTACAGCTCACCAGGAACCAGGTTGGAAACAAGGGGAATAATTAGAATATGTTTTCCCCAGGGGTGGTACTcggtgcacccccccccccccatgtctttATCTGTCATGTATAATCAGAGAGTTTATAGGGTTCAGATGACTATATAATGATTATTCACATCAAAGCTTGTCTGTGACCTCAACAAATTACATTGTACCTTTATAATTAAACGGTGGCTGTCAAACGAttaaatactgtatgtaaatatgaATATTGATTGAGCTACTCTATAGCCACCGCTTTTAACAATTTCTTCATTCAGTCTGTACTAGATGTGGGGGTAAAGTTGACAGTGAGTGAGTTATTTAACACCCAATGCGAAGACTCACTCTAAATGTTTGATGTGATTCCAACTACTGAGGTGAAAAGAGCTTGAAAacctctaaagccaaagatgtctATGGTTTTGATGATGTTTTCTTTAAAACATATATTATAGTTAAACATCACCAATAACACATCAGATGAATCTATCCATAAACCAAGGTATCTTCCCAAGGGAATGGAAGTCAGCTGCTGTTGCCACCATGTTCAAGTCTGGAGTTTGTTTTCAGGTCAATAATTATAGACCTAGAAGCATTTCACCAATTGTTTCAAAGGCTGCAGAATGAGTGGTTTCTAAGCAATTGACTGATCCCTTGAATACTAGTGATTACTCATTATAACCCATGCAATTGGCTTCAGAGATTTGCCAAAGTGGAAGTGGtaggagctgtgttttatatatttgCTAAAAGCACTTGATACTGTAAATCACAGAACACTACTCTCTAAACTAGAACATTTAAATTTCTCCCCCAATGCTTTAAAATGGATGGATTAGTTTATCTGACAGAATGCAGTGTTAGAATCAACCAGAAAGTCACATTTTCTGGCAACTGTGCAATGGGGTCCCACAAGGATCCGTTTTACACTTTACACTTTAGCTTATATATAAAAGACATGCTTCATGTGTCACGGTAATACGGTGCTGATATATAATATGCAGATGATGTTATATACACATGCAGCCAGTGAAAAATAATATCTGCACCagggactacagacagacagttgtctCAATCTGGAATATTTACAGAAATGTTCATGGATGTGCTTTGTCCCtgttaaataaatgtataaatCAAATGACTGTAGTTGTGGTGTTGTACTAACTCATTCTCTCCTATAGGTGGCAGCACTGCTACAGCTGCAGTAACTCAGTCTGTCCTATAGATGGCAGCAGTGCTACATCTGCAGTAACCCAGTCTGTCctgtagatcaaatcaaatcaaatcagtcaaatcaaatcagtaACCCAGTCTGTCCTGAAGATAGAAGCACTGCTAAATCTGCAGTAACCCAGTCTGTCCTGTAGATAGAAGCACTGCTACATTTGCAGTAACCCAGTCTGTCCTGTAGATGGCAGCACTGCTACATCTGCAGTAACCCAGTCTGTCCTGTAGATGGCAGCACTGCTACATCTGCAGTAACCCAGTCTGTCCTGTAGATGGCAGCACTGCTAGAGAGATACATAATATTTTATGGCATCCATCAGCCACAGATCTAGGAGCAGTTTAAACTATACACATCATAATacgaagggaggaggagaaagagtttgggaaagagagaggaacgggagaaagagagagggaggaacagcaggagacagggggaagaagagagagagagggagggagaataggggggGACAggttgggaaagagagagaaacaggaggaagagagagggaggaagagagggggaagaagagagagagagagagggaggatgaaagGAGGATAGATGAACGAGCAGTTCCCCTGCTGGTGCATCAGCTTGAATCTACTAAGAGGCACTTCATCTCCCTCTTATTTTGTAAACCTGTCTCTGGACTTttagttcgaatccccgagctgacaaggtacaaatctgttgttctgcccctgaacaggcagttaacccactgttcctaggccatcattgaaaataagaatttgttcttaactgacttgcatagttaaacaaaggtaaaaaaattggggtgtgtgtctgatgctgctactgTGTGTTCAGTTCAAAAACGTTGCATGACAGTTTGTATTGAACGACCCATTTCCCCTAAACACTGATCACCGTCCTTTTAAAGGTTTTTGATTAATATGGGTGGTGATCAATATGGGTGGTGAGGTGTGACCTGACCAATATGGAGGTGAGATGTGACCTGATCAATATGGAGGTGAGATGTGACCTGACCAATATGGAGGTGAGATGTGACCTGACCAATATGGAGGTGAGATGTGACCTGACCAATATGGAGGTGAGATGTGACCTGACCAATATGGAGGTGAGATGTGACCTGATTTAATATGAGGTGTGAGGTGTGACCTGACCAATATGGGAGTGAGGTGTGACCTAACCAATATGGGTGGTGAGATGTGACCTGACCAATATGGGAGTGAGGTGTGACCTGACCAATATGGGGGTGAGATGTGACCTGATTTAATATGAGGTTGAGGTGTACCTGACCAATATGGGAGTGAGGTGTGACCTGACCAATATGGGAGTGAGGTGTGACCTAACCAATATGGGTGTGAGATGTGACCTGACCAATATGGGTGGTGAGATGTGACCTGACCAATATGGGAGTGAGGTGTGACCTGACCAATATGGGGGTGAGATGTGACCTGATTTAATATGAGGTGTGAGGTGTGACCTGACCAATATGGGAGTGAGGTGTGACCTGACCAATATGGGAGTGAGGTGTGACCTGACCAATATGGGTGTGAGATGTGACCTGACCAATATGGGAGTGAGGTGTGACCTGACCAATATGGGAGTGAGATGTGACCTGATCAATATGGGTGGTGAGATGTGACCTGACCAATATGGGAGTGTGATGTGACCTGACCAATATGGAGGTGAGGTTTGACCTGATTAATATGGGTGTGAGGTGTTACCTGACGAATATGGGTGGTGAGGTGTGACCTGATCAATATGGGTGTGAGATGTGACCTGACCAATATGGGAGTGAGGTGTGACCTGACCAATATGGGAGTGAGATGTGACCTGATCAATATGGGTGGTGAGATGTGACCTGACCAATATGGGAGTGAGGTGTGACCTGACCAATATGGGTGGTGAGGTGTGACCTGATCAATATGGGAGTGTGATGTGACCTGACCAATATGGAGGTGAGGTTTGACCTGATTAATATGGGTGTGAGGTGTTACCTGACGAATATGGGTGGTGAGGTGTGACCTGATCAATATGGGAGTGAGATGTGACCTGACCAATATGGGGGTGAGGTGTGACCTGACCAATATGGGGGTGAGATGTGACCAGACCAATATGGACATGAGATGTGACCTGACCAATATGGGAGTTAGGTGTGACCTGACCAATATGGACATGAGATGTGACGTGACCAATATGGGAGTGAGGTGTGACCTGACAAATATCAGTGTGAGGTGTGACCTGACCAATATCAGTGTGAGGTGTGACCTGACCAATATCAGGGTGAGGTGTGACCTGACCAATATGGGGAGTGAGATATGACCTGATTTAATATGAGGTGTGACCTGATCAATATGGGTGGTGAggtgtaccccctgtatatagcctccacattgactctgtactggtaccccctgtatatagcctccacattgactctgtactggtaccccctgtatatagcctccacattgactctgtaccggtaccccctgtatatagcctccacattgactctgtactggtaccccctgtatatagcctccacattgactctgtactggtaccccctgtatataacctccacattgactctgtaccggtaccccctgtatatagcctctacattgactctgaactggtaccccctgtatatagcctccacattgactctgtaccggtaccccctgtatatagcctccacattgaccctgtactggtaccccctgtatataacctccacattgactctgtactggtaccccctgtatatagcctccacattgactctgtaccgtaacaccctgtatatagcctccacattgactctgtaccggtacccccatatatagcctccacattgactctgtaccgtaacaccctgtatatagcctccacattgacactgtactggtactccctgtatgtagcctccacattgactctgttccggtaccccctgtatatagcctccacattgactctgtactggtaccccctgtatatagcctccacattgactctgtaccggtaccccctgtatatagcctccacattgactctgttccggtacccctgtatatagcccccacattgactctgtactggtaccccctgtatatagcctccacattgactctgtaccggtaccccctgtatatagcctccacattgactctgtactggtaccccctgtatatcacctccacattgactctgtactggtacccctgtatatagcctccacattgactctgtaccggtaccccctgtatatagcctccacattgactctgttccggtaccccctgtatatagcccccacattgactctgtactggtaccccctgtatatagcctccacattgactctgtaccggtaccccctgtatatagcctccacattgactctgtaccggtaccccctgtatatagcctccactttgactctgttccggtatcccctgtatatagcctccacattgactctgtaccggtacccctgtatatagcctccacattgactctgttccggtaccccctgtatatagcctccacattgactctgttccggtaccccctgtatatagcctccacattgactctgtactggtacccctgtatatagcctccacattgactctgtactggtacccctgtatatagcctccacattgactctgtactggtaccccctgtatatagcctccacattgactctgtactggtaccccctgtatatagcctccacattgactctgtactggtaccccctgtatataacctccacattgactctgtaccggtaccccctgtatatagcctctacattgactctgaactggtaccccctgtatatagcctccacattgactctgtaccggtaccccctgtatgtagcctccacattgaccctgtactggtaccccctgtatataacctccacattgactctgtactggtaccccctgtatatagcctccacattgactctgtaccgtaacaccctgtatatagcctccacattgactctgtaccggtacccccatatatagcctccacattgactctgtaccgtaacaccctgtatatagcctccacattgactctgtaccggtacccccatatatagcctccacattgactctgtaccgtaacaccctgtatatagcctccacattgacactgtactggtactccctgtatgtagcctccacattgactctgttccggtaccccctgtatatagcctccacattgactctgtactggtaccccctgtatatagcctccacattgactctgtaccggtaccccctgtatatagcctccacattgactctgttccggtaccccctgtatatagcccccacattgactctgtactggtaccccctgtatatagcctccacattgactctgtaccggtaccccctgtatatagcctccacattgactctgtactggtaccccctgtatatcacctccacattgactctgtactggtaccccctgtatatagcctccacattgactctgtaccggtaccccctgtatatagcctccacattgactctgttccggtaccccctgtatatagcccccacattgactctgtactggtaccccctgtatatagcctccacattgactctgtaccggtaccccctgtatatagcctccacattgactctgtaccggtaccccctgtatatagcctccactttgactctgttccggtaccccctgtatatagcctccacattgactctgtaccggtacccctgtatatagcctccacattgactctgttccggtaccccctgtatatagcctccacattgactctgtaccggtactccctgtatatagcctccacattgactctgtactggtacccctgtatatagcctccacattgactctgtactggtacccctgtatatagcctccacattgactctgttccggtaccccctgtatatagcctccacattgactctgtaccggtactccctgtatatagcctccacattgactctgttccggtaccccctgtgtatagcctccacattgactctgtactggtactccctgtatatagcctccacattgactctgttccggtaccccctgtatataacctccacattgactctgtactggtaccccctgtatatagcctccacattgactctgtactggtaccccctgtatatagcctccacattgactttgttccggtaccccctgtatatagcctccacattaactctgtaccggtaccccctgtatatagcctccacattgactctgttccggtaccccctgaatatagcctccacattgactctgtaccggtaccccctgtatatagcctccacattgactctgtaccggtaccccctgtatatagcctccacattgactttgttccggtaccccctgtatataacctccacattgacacattgactctgttccggtatcCCCTATATTtcgccccgctattgttatttactgttgctcttaattatttgttttctttcctcttactttttttattttttattgtttatataTTTTCTCTAAACTGcatcgttggttaagggcttgtaagtcagcctttcacaatacaatttgattggatttgatttgtaaTGGCAGAAGGACGGCCTCATAGTAATAGGTGTAACGGAAGGAAGGAATGGAATCCAATACCTGGTTTCCATGACACCACTTCATTGTCTCCATTCCAGacatcctcccctcaccagcctcctgtggtgtaCAGAAATTTTGCATTAGGGAAGTTatttttgatgtgatatgaaagtagaggGCTTTATGCTTCTAGCACCCTTATCGTGATtcgagaatcgattcacgtttagatggaatAAACCTTGCTGTTTTAGTTAGCAAGACCATCGTGATtcgagaatcgattcacgtttagatggaataaaccttgctgtttgagtttagcaagaccatcgtgattcgagaatcgcttcacgtttagatggaataaaccttgctgtttgagtttagcaagaccatcgtgattcgagaatcgattcacgtttagatggaatAAACCTCTCTGTTTGAGTTTAGCAAGACCATCGTGATTCGAGAATCaattcacgtttagatggagtTTACCTCTGAACATGGCAAAAGTCTGCTTTCACAAGACCAGGTAAACGATGTAGCAACCAGAACAGCGTTGAATTGTACACGATCAGTcaacatcatctctctctccatgtgtctctccttttccctctcaggTTGTAGAGTGTGTCTGTGggtttgtttaacttgggttggGTTGTTGTTGATCTTTATCCGGAGCAGGGAGTCTTGACACAATCTACATCATCTGTCTGTCCATGATATGCACCccgttgtgttgttgtgtttctcAGTTCAGTGACTCTGCAACTCTGCACGCAATGGGGGAGACGTGGGACTGTTCGGCACAGGTAACACATGAACAcaggcgaacacacacacacacatactgtacttcTGGCCTTTTGTACATgatatcaatgtgtgtgtgtgtgtgtccctgtgtgggtgtccctgtgtgtgtgtccccgggtgtgtgggtgtgtgtctctgtgtgtgtgtctctgtgtgtgtgtccctgtgtgggtgtccctgtgtgtgtgtccctgtgtgggtgtccctgtgtgtgtgtgtccgggtgtgtgggtgtgtgtctctgtgtgtgtgtctctgtgtgtgtgtccctgtgtgtgtgtccccgggtgtgtgggtgtgtgtccctgtgtgtgtgtgtgtgtgtgtccctttttgtgtttgtgtgtccatgtgtgtgtgggggtgtgtctgtccctgt harbors:
- the LOC135535909 gene encoding perforin-1-like, encoding MVSQGRLVVTVVRAWGLVGDYHWIAGDTEGFAVVTYGSKSHQTDVIPSNHPVWNATFDMGPFDKDLSLNVAVWDYDPVNEDDKLLTCTVDLEQGSHELWCNNSGGVGVYFLYTLTCDPHLTGDKCEKYKPFRATTPSTPTVHSNPLYSKSGLLFPTFPVQSSAVLYLWFLYISV